CAGCCATGAACTGGGACAGGTCTTCCACAATATGGGTCTGGGGAGTAATGGGGTAAGCTGAAATTACATTGGGCCTGCACACCTTCACTGCATGTGCCACAGTATATGATCCTTCCACCACTGACATTTTGTTTTTCATTTATTTCTCCTCCAGTACCATCTCTATAGCATCACTGGGGCATTCGTTGGCGCAGATACCGCATCCTTTGCAAAAATCAAAATCAAAAACCACGTATTTGTCTTCCAGCTCTTCAATACTGCAATCCGGGCACAATAGTGAACACAGACCGCATTTGATACACTTATCCTGATGATACAAAGGCCTGAAGTTCCTCCAGCCCCCGGTCTTATTCACCCTGGTGGTCCCGGGCTCAACAGCCCCGCCAATAATTATCTTCATTTTGCCGCCTCCATTCGTTTATAAGCTTCAAGTACAGCCTGTGAGTTCTTCTCACCCACTGGCCCTGGGAAACGTTTGTGTACAGCGTTCTGGATGCTCTCCACCCTGATCTCCCCAGTGGCACCGGCAAATGCTCCCAGCAATATCGTATTCACGATAGGTCGGCCAATAATGTCGAGGGCTATCCTGGTGGCATCAATGGTCAAGACATCTGCCTGTGTATCCAGTTTGAAGGATTCAGGTGAGAATTCAGTATTGATAAGGATCTTACCGTTTTGTTTGGCTCCGGCAGCTACATCCACTACGTCAATCAATGTTGGATCCTGGACAATAATATAATCTGGTTCGTATATCTGGCTGCGAAGCCTGATCGGAATGTCGTCGATCCTTGTAAAAGCGGTTACGGGGGCACCTCTTCGTTCCACTCCAAAAGCAGGGAAAGCCTGGCAATATTTGCCATCCTCAAATGCAGCAACTGCAAGTAATTCGGCTGCAGTGACAGACCCCTGTCCACCACGGCCATGGATACGTATTTCTTTCAAGATAAGCCTCCAATAATGACAATTTATTGTACCTTTTTCCAACTACTGATAATGAGAAATGGTTTCAAATTGTCCAGTTATCATTTATTATTAATATATTTTTAGGCTTAAGAGGGATTAATTGACTAAAAAGGTAATGTTCGAAATCTTTTTTAACACTTGCTTCATTTCATGGTTAATGTTTCTTGATCTTCACATACATTCTTGTTATTCAAAAGATTGTTCATCACCAGTTGCTTCAATATTGACACAGGCGATCAATATCGGATTAGGAGGAATTGCCATTTGTGATCATGATGCCATAGAAGGTTCATTAGAAGCTGAGGCATTAGTTGAGGAGAATGGACTTGACATTTTGGTGATCCCTGGTATCGAAGTAACTACGAAAAGAGGGCATTTATTGGTTTTAGGGATTCGATACGAATTTCCAAAGAATCTTGATCCTGAGGAAATTATCAGGATGGCCAGAGAACGAGACGCCTTTGTGGTAGCTCCCCATCCTTATAAAGGATATCCAAAAAGCCTGGGAGATGTTACAGAACTGGAAGTAGATGCAATAGAAACCCTGAATTCCCGGTTTATCCTGGGAAAATTCAATAAAAGAGCAAAAAAAAAAGCAACAGAACTGAAAATCCCTATGCTGGGCAATAGTGATGCTCATTTTGTTGAAATGGTAGGCAGGGCCTATACTGAAATTGATTCAGACT
This region of Methanosarcinales archaeon genomic DNA includes:
- a CDS encoding pyruvate ferredoxin oxidoreductase subunit gamma, with product MKEIRIHGRGGQGSVTAAELLAVAAFEDGKYCQAFPAFGVERRGAPVTAFTRIDDIPIRLRSQIYEPDYIIVQDPTLIDVVDVAAGAKQNGKILINTEFSPESFKLDTQADVLTIDATRIALDIIGRPIVNTILLGAFAGATGEIRVESIQNAVHKRFPGPVGEKNSQAVLEAYKRMEAAK
- a CDS encoding 4Fe-4S binding protein; its protein translation is MKIIIGGAVEPGTTRVNKTGGWRNFRPLYHQDKCIKCGLCSLLCPDCSIEELEDKYVVFDFDFCKGCGICANECPSDAIEMVLEEK
- a CDS encoding PHP domain-containing protein, with the protein product MFLDLHIHSCYSKDCSSPVASILTQAINIGLGGIAICDHDAIEGSLEAEALVEENGLDILVIPGIEVTTKRGHLLVLGIRYEFPKNLDPEEIIRMARERDAFVVAPHPYKGYPKSLGDVTELEVDAIETLNSRFILGKFNKRAKKKATELKIPMLGNSDAHFVEMVGRAYTEIDSDSTIEAVFNAIRSNKTKVHGTRTPFNVQFKQACGGAKRRIKNLV